GGCCATCTGTCGCAATCCTAGAAAGTGCAGGAGTCGATTATGCATTGATGGAATGCACAAACCTATACCCCTCTCCACCAGAGATTGTTAGTCTCCAAGGAGTCACTGAACTACGGAAGGCTTTTCCTAAGGCTGTTGTTGGGTTTTCTGATCATAGTATTGGACCGGAGATTGCTTTGGCATCAGTGGCTTTGGGTGCATCTATAATTGAAAGACACTACACGGATACTCGATACCGAACGGGACCTGACATCATTTGTTCTATGGATCCCGCAGAACTTCGACATCTTATCGATCGCTCTAAGGAGATACATACAGCCTTGATGAATCCTAAGCAGCGCACAGAGCCGGAAGGAGATGTGTATAACTTCGCTAGAGGCTCTGTTGTGGCGGATTGTAATTTGAGTGCGGGGCAAGAAATAGGGGAAATGGACATATGGGCTCGGCGACCAGGAAACGGTGAAATATCCGTAGAACACTTTGATAGATTGGTTGGGGCACGGATATTACGTGACGTTAGGCGCAACGAACAATTGAAGTGGGCAGATATTGATCTGAATTTCCGTGACGTGGAGTAAGACACGATGAATATGAAAAGGCTACTGTTCATAACAGGCACCAGAGCTGATTACGGTAAGCTAGAGCCATTAGCCATGGCTGCGCAGGTTGCTGGCTTTAAGATTAGTTTTTTTATAACGGGGATGCATATGATGTGCCGTTATGGAGAAACAAGGGTTGAGGTTCGCCGCTTCCCCGAGGCTGAATTTTTTGAATTTGTTAATCAACGTGAGGGAGATCCCTTGGATTTTGTGCTGGCTAAGACTGTAATGGGGTTTTCTGATTTTGTGCATGAGCACAAGCCTGATCTTGTTATCGTACATGGAGATCGTGTCGAAGCTCTGGCTACCTCGATTGTTTGTGCAATGAAGTATATTCCAAGTGCTCATATTGAAGGTGGTGAAGTTTCAGGAACTATAGATGAAAGCTTAAGGCATTGTAATACTAAATTATGTACAACTCATTTTGTATGTTCGGAAGCGGCTTACCATAGAGTAATTAATTTAGGTGAGGCGGAAGACCGGGTGTTTTGCATAGGTTCTCCAGAACTGGATACTCATGCTAAACCATCGGGAGTTAGTATTGAGGAAGTGGCACAGCGGTATGAAGTGCCAACTCAAAACTACGGAGTAGTCATATTTCATCCCGTAACATCTGAGGTCAAAATGATAGGCAAACAAGCTGAGGCGTTATTTGATCGTTTGGTCACTTGTGGTAGGAATTTTGTCGTAATTATGCCTAACAATGACCCGGGTACTGAGAAAATTATTGAGGTGCTGGACAAATTACCTAAAGATCGCTTTCGAATTATTGCCTCAATGCGCTTCAACTATTTTTCAGAGTTGCTTAGGAATGCTTCAGCAATGATTGGTAATAGTAGTGTGGGCGTAAGAGAAGCCCCGTTTTTGGGTGTTCCAAGTCTTGATATTGGAACACGGCAAAATGAACGGGCGACTTCGCCTTCCATAGTATCGGCATCTGCTTATGATTCATCTATTATAGATGATTTTCTTTCAACTCGGTGGGGAGAACGCTGTGAACGGTCTCTTGAGTTTGGTGTGGGGCAAGCTGCCGCAAAGTTTGTAGAAGTCTTGATGAGGCCGGACTATTGGTCTTTTTCGCAACAAAAAAAGTTCAATGGGTAAGATAAATGCAATTACTAACAAGCAAGTTTTCGACTGCTTGGATTCGTTGTTGGTTGAGGGTGATGACGTATTTGTGCACTCATCATTGAGCGGTGTTGGTGATTTGGAAGATGGGGCAGAGGGAATAATAGAATCCATGTTAGATATAGTGTCGCCTAACGAGGGTACCTTGGTTTTTCCTACTGCGACCACAACGTTTGCCAAGACGGGGTTCTTTGATGTGAGCCTGACTCCCAGTGAAACGGGTGCGATGACAGAACTATTTAGGTTAAAATATGCGCAAAAACGCTCTTGCGTTCCAATGTATAGTTTCGCGGCTACAGGTAAGAATTATCTGGATTACACATCAGTTTACGACGGGTTTTTAGAGGAATATTCGCCATTGTTGAGTTTGATAAAAAACAGAGGAAAAATTTTGCTTTTTGGTGTAGATTATAACAAGTGCAGTATATATCATCTATCAGAGGAGCGGAAGATGGTAGATTACAACTTCTACAAAACCTTTTCAGGGATTGTCGTGGACGAACAAGGGGAGAGCAGAGAAGGCTCTCAAAGATACTATGTTAGAAAAAGGTTAAACACTATCAAGGAAGTAAATTGGGTGGGCGGTATACTTGAGAGTCGAGGAAAAGTCCAGGTTGGTCGTCTGGGAGCGAAAGTAATCAAATCATTCCTAGCCAAAGATTTTGATGACCTATGTATGGAAGTGCTGAGCGATAATGCCAAAGCATTCATTAAGTGCAGTGAAGGTTGATTAATTAAGACTAATGTAATGCTTGAAAAAGTCCTAAAAGAAATGCCTGATAGCTACAGGTGGATCTTCGCGGGGACAGACCTTCTGAAGGATATATATCTGGCAGAAAGAACACCGATTTTTGGTCCTCGCGGACGTCTAGTTCGTAGAATTGTCAGCTGCTTACCTTTTCATTGGTTACGCTTTCTGTTTATTGTTAGTATAGCCAGTATTGATGTAACATGTCTTCGGATCAAAGCGGGGAGACAAAAGGAGGAATTACCCAGGGGATGCCGGATATTTGTAGGCTTTGGAGCAGGCCCAGAAAAAGGCATGTGGAAAGCGTATGAGACTGAATCTGAAACAGTAGCAATACGCCTTGACGAGACTGAATTTAGCAGTTGGGGTAAGTATAAAAATTTATCAATAGTTAAGCTCTGGTCGAGCGTATGGGCATTGGCTAGTGCAGAGTTTAGGGCACTGAGCAGTGCAAACGAAAAAGCCTTAAGAGACAGGTGGCTTGATACATTCACGTGTCTTGGGTTGGGGTTATCGAGGTATGTATTCTATCGTGAGTGGTGGTTGTCTCTTCGTGACAGCGAGCTTTCAGAGGTTGTTTTCATCTCTGCGGATAAGGCTGCACACGCCTGCATAGACGCTGGTATACGTAGAGTAAAATACAGGCAGCATGGCCTACTAAGAAAGAGTATTGTGATGCCTAAGTTTGAACATGCACGGTTTTTAACAGCTATCGAAGCTGCTTGGTTCGCAAATTTTCTACCTCGAAGCCAGATTGAGGTGTTGGAGGGGCAAACAGGACAGATGCATCACGACAAGGTAATGCTCTTTACCTCGGTGTTCGATACCGATACATTTTCGCGGGAATGCGACTTGCCGAGGGTGCGAGCTATTGTGGAATGGGCACAAACGATGGGCCTTCGAATTCTAGTACGAAAGCATCCGCGTGAGGAGGGAGGATTCTGGGAAACACATTTTCCTCAGTTGGAAGTGGATGCTTCTCCAGACAACTTTGAACAGGTAGTTAGACGGGTGTGTCCAATGTTCGTTGTTTCATGGTTTTCGACCTGTTTAGTGGATGCACTGAAAATGAACGTTGTTCCTGTCAGTGTGATGTCGCCGGGGCATGAATTGTTACAGGATATTGTTTTCAATGTGGAAACTAATTGTTTGCTTTGGCCTAAGGCGCGTGAGGTGATGGAGATACTGACAGAGGGCAGAGTGAGCGTGGAGTCGGTGGTGTTGAGTCTGAGTGCAGATAGACAATGATAAACAAGAGGACTATTTATGTTTCTCGGTTGGTGGATGCTGAGAACACAAATGCCCAGGTGCTGAATACACGGGCTATGCTTTCGCGTTTCAGTTCAGATAGAATCACATGGTGCGCTCCTCACTATCACGTTGCTGACGAGGAGGTATCACGGCGGGGTAATGTTAGGCTCCACAAGTTGGTAAACAATGGCTTTTGGCGCTGCCATTCAGCGTTACTATACCAAGGTTCCTATGATGCAGTGTTCTATCCAGGAGGGGAGTGGTTTGATAGCTTGGGGCTTCTTCTGAGGAAGTTATTGAGGCGTCGTATACCAGTTATCGCGACTCTTGAGGGGCTTGTGGGTAACTTTGCCCGAGAGTATGAGTATTCAGACTGGGCGGGACACCATGTTTATTGTCAACGCGTGGGTAGAAAGACACTTGCCCGTCTTGACAGGCTCTATCATCAAGCGGATCATGTCATAGCAATTAGCCCCTTTCTGGCCGAGATGGGTCGACGTCGTTACGGCAATAAATTTAGCGTGTTACCGCTAGGCATCGACACAAGTGTTTTTCACGCTGAAGACAAGTGCGGGAAGAATAGGCGTTCAATTGTAGTCTCTGCGGGCAACCTTGGTGCTGGGAAACGACCAGAAATTTTCATTGAGCTCGCGAGGCGGCATCCCACTACTGATTTTGTTTGGTACGGTGGCGGGGACCCTGAATTATCTGCATTTCGTGAGAAAACCGTTATGGAAGGATTGAGTAACCTTAGCTTTCCAGGTAGTGTGCAGCCTTTGGAATTAGCCAAGGCTTTTCGTGCTGCCGATCTTTTTGTAATGCCCTCAATGACGGAAGGTGTTCCCAAGGTTACACAGGAAGCAGCAGCCTGTGGTTTGGCGATTGTAATGTTCGGACACTTTGAGGCACCGTCTGTCGCGAACGGGGTAAACGGGTTTGTCGTGTGGGATGACGAGGAGTTTTACAGTCATGTAAGTCAACTCATACAGGATAGCCGTCTCAGGCTCAAAATGGGGTCGAAGGCTATCGAGATGAGCAAGGATTATTCATGGGATGAGATAGCACCCAGATGGGAAAAGTGTATCCTTAGCTCACTATGAGCTGATGTCTCCACGGTATAAGTTTGAAGTGGTCTCGTTTTTCTTGCCAGAAAAAAAATGAGTTTTGTTGATGTTTTGCTGGTTCTGTTGGGGGCTTGGTTTCGGGTTTGTTCTCCGTAGCAGGAGAGGTGGAATCGAGGGGCTGGTGCGAAAATGTCGAGCAATTGATAGATTGATGAAGCAACTTTTACTCAGGTTTATTCGCGCGTGCAATCGGCGTTTTGCTGGTAGGACTGTGGTCGTGATTGGGGATTCACATTGTGAGGTCTTTGGTCATGATTATTTTCGCATTAAGTTTCCGTTCACTCGGTTTGATGTGCGTGCTATTCATGGGGCCACCGCTTCGGGTTTGGAAAACCCAAATTCAAAGACTCGTGCAGGCAACTATTTTGAAGAAGCCGCTTTATCAGCGGCCTTTCGCGGCACGCCTGTCATACTGATGCTGGGCGAAGTTGATACTGGTTTCGTGATTTGGTATAGAGCTAATAAATATGCTGCAAGCGTTGATCTTATGATGGAAACTGCAGTGAAAAATTATACCAAGTTAATTAAACATGTATCCGAAAGATGCAGCGCTATAGTAATTAGCACGCCTTTGCCAACTATATCAGATGATAATGATTGGGGAGATATATCCAATCAGCGCAAAGCTGTTACTGCAAGCCAAGTGGACAGAACGGCCTTGACCATCCGGTTTAATTCAGAGATCGAGAAGCATTGTAGTATTCTCAATGTGCCATATATTAATCTTGACCGTGAAAGTATTGGAGTTGATGGCCTCATATCAAAGGCATTGACACACTCAGACCCCAGCAATCACCACTATAATCCTTTGGCTCATGCCAAGGTTATCACGCCTCACCTGAGACGAGCTCTAAGACGATATCAATAGCATATAGTCATGGTGCATCCAAATCCAAAGCGGAGTGTGTATTGGCGAATGCTCCTAGCCAAATCATGAGTATTGCAAAGAAAGTGGCGGGACAGTCAAGCTGGTTCCTAATAGGAAATGTGTTTACATTGCTTGTCGGTTTTTTGTTCCAGGTATATCTCGCCCGGCAGTTGCAGGCTGATGGTCTTGGGGTGTTCGGGCTTCTAGAGGTAGGTGCAGCGGCACTAACAGGGCTTCTTGGTTTCGGTATAGCACAGGTAATGCTGCGCTTTGTACCGGAGCACGTTAGTCTGGGGCAATACGTGGAGCTACATGCACTAATCCGAGGTGGCTTCCTGATACTCCTCGTGACCGGCATGGTCGCGGTAGTTCTCATATTTTTAGCCCTACCAATGCTTCTTCAGCAGTGGCCCCAGTTGGCGGGACATGAATCCGAGGTAATGGTAGCTTCTTTCATTATCCCGCTGGGTCTACTGCTCTTTGCAAGTACCCAGGCATTGAGAGGCTTTCATGATGTACGCTTTATCGTAATAGGATCCAGTATCATTCAGCTCATAGTGAAAATTGTTTTGGCCGTGGCGGCGTTATCACTAGGTATGCTGGTATTGGGTTATGTGTGGGCGGTTGTGGTCTCGATGGGTGTGGCCCTTCTTTGGATGCAGGTAGGTGTTTGGCGTCACCTGAAACTACATCCCGCTGATGGACCAGGAAGGCTCCGACTGATCCCCGCTTGGCGAAGTTATGGCAGAGTTATGTATGGCAACAGCCTGCTCGGATTCTGGACCGATCCTCTGGACCGGACTCTGCTCGTTGTTTTTGCCGGGCCTGCGTCTGTCGGAGTTTTAATGGTCGCTCAGCGGCTATACATGTTGCCAGGTGTTTTTTTTCAAATGTTTCTCTCCATCGTCGCCCCCATGATGGCATCTGCTGGCTCTAGCAAGGAGCACGATGAAATCCAGAGAATCTACCATCTCACCACAGACTGGGTTGTTAGGTTGTCATTCCCGTTGATTTCTTTCCTGGCGGTGTATGCAGAACCTGTACTAGGCCTATTCGGCTCGCAATTTGCTGAGCAAGGCACCCTGCTACTGAGGATACTACTACTCGCACAACTCATAAATCTGGTATCGGGACCCATCGGGACTGTGTTGAATATGTGCGGAGAAGAACGGAGAATGCTCAAGATCAATGCCGCAGCGCTTTTTCTCAAAGCGGCCCTCATTTGTGCATTGGTACCGATAATTGCCTTGCCGGGGCTTGGGATTGCCGTTCTGGGAATCATGTTAGTTTCAAATGTATCAGCTCTTCTCGTCGCACATAAAGCATTCGGAGTCCCCTGGTGGAATAGTCGATGTAAACATTGGCTCATACCAGCATTAGTGACAGTGGTAACGACCTGGGCTGGATGCCCACATTTGAGGTTTACCCAATGGGGGCTGGCTGGGGGGCTCCTATTATCGTATCTTGTTTTTCATGGGAGCCATCTTCTCGTCCATGGGTTCAACGAAGATGACCAAGAAGTAATCTCAGTAATCCGTAGCAAGCTGGGTAGCATTTTTGCTTCCAGAGGATAAAACCTTTATCAATCAGAAATGAATTCAGAATACAGTCTAACCAAGGTTTTACGCATGCGCCTCGCCGACTTCCGACACCGTGGAGTTTTCAGTGGTTACCCTGACCAGAACAGGTGTATTTTTATCCATATTCCAAAGGCTGCGGGGACGAGTGTTACTCGAACACTCTTTCGCGCCGATTCACGTCATCTCAATTATATGGATTATCAGCGAGCTAACCCCCGGAAGTTTAAAAAATACTTTAAATTTACATTCGTACGCAATCCATGGGACCGCCTATTCTCCGCCTATTCGTTCCTGGCCAGGGGCGGAATGAACGATTTGGACCATGCATGGGCTGGGAAGAACCTGTCTAATTACCCTGACTTCGAGAGCTTCGTCCACGGGTGGGTGAACGAGAAAAATATCTGGTCATGGGTTCATTTTAAGCCTCAACACTGGTGGCTCTGCGATGGGCGACATAGGATACAGGTGGACTTTGTGGGACGGTTTGAGCAAATGGATAAGGATGTATCGTTTGTGCAGCAACGCCTTGGATTGCCAATACAACCTTTGCCTAAAATCAATGTGACCGAGAAAGCAAAACACGCTACTAATCACTATACTCCAGAAACGCAGCAAATTGTGGCCCAAGTATATCAAACGGACATAAAACTATTTGGATATAGTGAGACAGACTGTTTATATTAGCCAGTAAGTGATGACAGACATTTACAAAAGCGATAATGAAAGCATCTTCAAGCGCGTTGTTGGTCAGTTAGGGCAACCAATTGCCTTTTGATCACAAATTTGAGGCTATTCGTGGGTAGCTGTTTCGATGGGCACGGCTCCTATTTGAAAATGGACATCAGGATGGGATGTCCTCATGCCGAATCCCGGATTACCATTGGAAATGAATTGTGCACTAGCCCCTTGGCGCGTATTGTAAACTGTCAATCATGGATTGTGTTTCGAGCCGGGAAGGGTAGAGGCACGTTCACCAAGCAGATTACTCTGGAGGACGAGCTTGGCTCGGAGCCGATGTGATTGTATTTTAGGGGGGCAGTATTAGTGTAGGTCGCGTCATTGCTGCGGACACCGTGGTCACGAGAGCCGACCTAGCTAGGGTATTGGCTGGAGGAATACAGTGCAAAATTATCAGAGAAATAAACAGTAGGGGGATGCAAATGATATGTAACTATAGTGAAGTTAGAGAGCGAAAACCTCCAACTCTACGTGAGGTAGCACGTGGTCTTGCGTTGGCTGCCTTGGGTTGTAAAGAGAGAATCTTGTATGGGGGGCGGTCATTAGCCCGCCCACGCGTACAATTTCTTTACATTCACCATATCTTTGACGATGAGGTTGAACATTTTGACAAACTACTGGCTGAGTTGGCCAAGACACACGTATTCATTTCGCATGCCGAGGCTGTGCGGCGTGTGATTTGCGGTTGTAATGATGAGCCATGTATCGCATTTAGCTCGGATGATGGATTGAAAAATAACCTGCAGGCAGCCAATATCTTAAACCGTTACGGGGCAAAGGCTTGTTTCTATATCAACCCGCATTCGATAGGTATGAAGGAGCCTGCCTCAGTTGCCAGATTTTGTCGTGATCGACTCGAGATGCCGCCTATAGAATTTATGCAGTGGTCAGATGTAGAGCATCTTTTGAGCCAAGGTCATGAAATAGGTTCGCATACTATGAGTCATACTAATGTAGCTGAGATGCCACTATCCGCTTTTATGGAAGACCTCTGCACATCTCGCGATATCTTACTTTACCGCTGTGGAAAGGCAACCCATTTTGCATATCCTTACGGTCAATTTCACCATTTCAACAAGGATGCCATGCATCTGGTTTTTCAGGCCGGTTACGGGTCTTGTGCATCGGCAGAGCGGGGGTGTCATTTTTGTGAGGTGCCCGTGGCAGAAGACAAGCTTCTGATACGGCGTGATCACGTGGTGGCGGCATGGCCCCTTGCCCATACGATGTATTTCATTCGGAGGAACTCGCGATGTATGGATAGCGGAGAGGATCACTCTGGTGGCGATTTGTTTCCTAATTATCTCAAGTCACATAGAATGTGAATTTACTTATTGTTAGTGGCTATTGGCCAACGCAGTCGAACCCGATCAGCGGTCTATTTGTGGTTCAGCAGTTATCCGCGCTAGTTCGTCAAAATTGTGAGGCGACCGTGATTATAGCGACGACCAAGGGCAAGAGGGAATCACCTCACCTGTCCCTGAAGCAACTAAGGCTGCCATCAGAGAGTATTCAATTGGTGGAGGTTTCTCTTTTACGTCTTCCTGAAATATTATCGAGTTGGCCAGGAGGCATCTGGCTGAACACATTAAGTGTAGGTATGAAGCTTAATAGGACAATACGTCAATTGGCAGCTGAAGGAAAGGTGTTTAAAGGGTGTCTTCTCCATGGGATCCGTTATATGGGGTTGTCCGTGCCATTATGGGGACGGTGGATTAAAGGGAAAACCGTGATGGTGCTTCATGGGGTCGATCCATTCATTGAGAAAGCTGGGAACTTGCCGCGAATTACCTCAATGATGAAACCTGTGGCCTGTGTCTGCCACCGGTTTGTGTTGGTAGGGCAGCCTTTGTTAAGGCACGCTCATTTATTGGGCTTGTCTGAAAATCAATTGAAGATTGTTGCAAATGGCACGGATTTACCAGAACTGGAGAAAATTTTTGACCACCAGCGTAGTCTCAATGAGACACGAAGGGTTGTGAGCATTTCTAATCTTGTGGCCTTAAAAGGAATCGATCTTAATTTAAAAGCGTTGGCTCGTCTGAGCGAAAAACATCCTGAGCTAAAGTGGGAATATCGTGTCATTGGTGATGGCGAAGAACGACAAAAGCTCGAGTTGCTGGCGCGTGAGTTGGGCGTTGCGTCTCAGGTCACTTTCTTAGGGCGCATTTCCTATCAAGACACGATGCATGAGCTGGCACGTTCAGATGTATTTTCATTGCCGAGCTGGGGGGAGGCATTCGGAATTGTATATTTGGAAGCGATGGCTCGTGCCCGCCCAGTAGTTGGGTGCTTTGACAACGGGGCAGCAGATATCATTTGTACAGGAAATGATGGCCTACTAATCCCACCACATAATGAATTTCAGTTAACATGCGCACTAGAAACACTACTCTATAATCCAGAGTTATGCCGTCGTATAGGTCGTGAGGGAAGAAAAACTGCGGAAAAATTCAGTTGGGAGGTAAATGCTCATGAAATACTAGCACTACTGGATTGACCTGACCACGGCAGCATTCATTTCCGCTCACCAATTTTCAATTATTTCATCCTAAAAAGGACAGCACTTAATGGCGCATCAAATAATACTCAAGAATTCTGTCGATCTATCCAAGTATAGAGACGTTTGGAATGATCTTTACACATCTGTAGCACAGAAAGTTACTATTTTTCAATCATACGAATTCATATGCAGCGCAGTTGATGGCACTAGCGAATTGTTTGTTATCGTTGGTGTAGAAAGAAATGCGATAGAATACATATTTCCATTCGAACTAAACAAGGGCACTCTTAGATTCATTGGTGACAACCACTCTGACTATTGCATGCCACTCATATCAAATTGCATCGCTAACAAATACGCTCTCTTTAAAAGGATATTCAAGATCATCCTGGCTGAGGGACATATTCGGAGACTGGCTCTGTATAATCTCCCTCATGATGCCGACATTCTTAATTATTCAAAAACCATATTAGGTAATAAAGCATACGTGTACTCCTACACCGAGGTTTCGCACCTCCTCCTTGAAGGCAAAGATGCTCTGAGCGCAATTAGGCATTTGAATAGCTCTTCAAAAAGTGAGTTGAAAAGGGTTATCAAGTACCATCAAAAAACTGAGCACAGGGTAGTAACCAACTCCGCAGCCTTCCCAAGAACTGAAATTATATCTCTGAAAGAAGCCATGATAAAAAATGGGTTAAGAGACAAAAGATTTTTTGATGGCTCTTTAGAGAAAACTTGCAAAACAATGTTTGATGGGGGGCACTTGGTTGTCAGCCTCCTAGAAAAGGACTGCGAGGTACAAAGTGCCAGCCTAGTCCTCAAGTATGGTAACACCCGGTTGATGTGGGTAGATCTCTACAATGATATTAAAATGATCAACTTGTACAACTATGTGAAATACATCGACTATGAATTAGCCTTGAATCAAGGTGTCAATATCGATTTTGGTAGGGGGGGCTATGATTACAAGGTGAAGAACTTCCAGCCGAATATGCTTAATCTTTACAATTTGGAATTTAGCAAGCGATTTATGGACAGCCCTAGAAATTACTACATGACTACGAGAAGATTCATCAAATCCATAATAAAAAAATGAAGCTGTTAATCTATTTTGTCGAGCCTGCTAAATATAGTCTTAGAATTCTAGAAGAAGCCTTCACAAAAACTGATTCTGTGGAGTTCTATTTTAGGAAAAACACTTCAGAGGCTGCCTTAAATAAAAGTGGAAATGTGCATTTGCCCACAGCTCGCTT
The sequence above is drawn from the Akkermansiaceae bacterium genome and encodes:
- a CDS encoding N-acetylneuraminate synthase family protein codes for the protein MIIGNRTIGLLEPPLIIAEIGINHGGDLKVAKSMVLHAAKSGCEVIKHQTHFVEDEMTDEAKTVFPPNSDKSIWDVMAECALTPDEEVQLKEYTERMGMIYLSTPFSRSAADFLNEIGVTAFKIGSGECNHLPLVRHIAGFGKPVILSTGMQNLEDIRPSVAILESAGVDYALMECTNLYPSPPEIVSLQGVTELRKAFPKAVVGFSDHSIGPEIALASVALGASIIERHYTDTRYRTGPDIICSMDPAELRHLIDRSKEIHTALMNPKQRTEPEGDVYNFARGSVVADCNLSAGQEIGEMDIWARRPGNGEISVEHFDRLVGARILRDVRRNEQLKWADIDLNFRDVE
- the neuC gene encoding UDP-N-acetylglucosamine 2-epimerase (hydrolyzing) — protein: MKRLLFITGTRADYGKLEPLAMAAQVAGFKISFFITGMHMMCRYGETRVEVRRFPEAEFFEFVNQREGDPLDFVLAKTVMGFSDFVHEHKPDLVIVHGDRVEALATSIVCAMKYIPSAHIEGGEVSGTIDESLRHCNTKLCTTHFVCSEAAYHRVINLGEAEDRVFCIGSPELDTHAKPSGVSIEEVAQRYEVPTQNYGVVIFHPVTSEVKMIGKQAEALFDRLVTCGRNFVVIMPNNDPGTEKIIEVLDKLPKDRFRIIASMRFNYFSELLRNASAMIGNSSVGVREAPFLGVPSLDIGTRQNERATSPSIVSASAYDSSIIDDFLSTRWGERCERSLEFGVGQAAAKFVEVLMRPDYWSFSQQKKFNG
- a CDS encoding AAC(3) family N-acetyltransferase, translated to MGKINAITNKQVFDCLDSLLVEGDDVFVHSSLSGVGDLEDGAEGIIESMLDIVSPNEGTLVFPTATTTFAKTGFFDVSLTPSETGAMTELFRLKYAQKRSCVPMYSFAATGKNYLDYTSVYDGFLEEYSPLLSLIKNRGKILLFGVDYNKCSIYHLSEERKMVDYNFYKTFSGIVVDEQGESREGSQRYYVRKRLNTIKEVNWVGGILESRGKVQVGRLGAKVIKSFLAKDFDDLCMEVLSDNAKAFIKCSEG
- a CDS encoding glycosyltransferase family 4 protein, which codes for MINKRTIYVSRLVDAENTNAQVLNTRAMLSRFSSDRITWCAPHYHVADEEVSRRGNVRLHKLVNNGFWRCHSALLYQGSYDAVFYPGGEWFDSLGLLLRKLLRRRIPVIATLEGLVGNFAREYEYSDWAGHHVYCQRVGRKTLARLDRLYHQADHVIAISPFLAEMGRRRYGNKFSVLPLGIDTSVFHAEDKCGKNRRSIVVSAGNLGAGKRPEIFIELARRHPTTDFVWYGGGDPELSAFREKTVMEGLSNLSFPGSVQPLELAKAFRAADLFVMPSMTEGVPKVTQEAAACGLAIVMFGHFEAPSVANGVNGFVVWDDEEFYSHVSQLIQDSRLRLKMGSKAIEMSKDYSWDEIAPRWEKCILSSL
- a CDS encoding SGNH/GDSL hydrolase family protein, translated to MKQLLLRFIRACNRRFAGRTVVVIGDSHCEVFGHDYFRIKFPFTRFDVRAIHGATASGLENPNSKTRAGNYFEEAALSAAFRGTPVILMLGEVDTGFVIWYRANKYAASVDLMMETAVKNYTKLIKHVSERCSAIVISTPLPTISDDNDWGDISNQRKAVTASQVDRTALTIRFNSEIEKHCSILNVPYINLDRESIGVDGLISKALTHSDPSNHHYNPLAHAKVITPHLRRALRRYQ
- a CDS encoding oligosaccharide flippase family protein → MSIAKKVAGQSSWFLIGNVFTLLVGFLFQVYLARQLQADGLGVFGLLEVGAAALTGLLGFGIAQVMLRFVPEHVSLGQYVELHALIRGGFLILLVTGMVAVVLIFLALPMLLQQWPQLAGHESEVMVASFIIPLGLLLFASTQALRGFHDVRFIVIGSSIIQLIVKIVLAVAALSLGMLVLGYVWAVVVSMGVALLWMQVGVWRHLKLHPADGPGRLRLIPAWRSYGRVMYGNSLLGFWTDPLDRTLLVVFAGPASVGVLMVAQRLYMLPGVFFQMFLSIVAPMMASAGSSKEHDEIQRIYHLTTDWVVRLSFPLISFLAVYAEPVLGLFGSQFAEQGTLLLRILLLAQLINLVSGPIGTVLNMCGEERRMLKINAAALFLKAALICALVPIIALPGLGIAVLGIMLVSNVSALLVAHKAFGVPWWNSRCKHWLIPALVTVVTTWAGCPHLRFTQWGLAGGLLLSYLVFHGSHLLVHGFNEDDQEVISVIRSKLGSIFASRG
- a CDS encoding sulfotransferase family 2 domain-containing protein, which gives rise to MNSEYSLTKVLRMRLADFRHRGVFSGYPDQNRCIFIHIPKAAGTSVTRTLFRADSRHLNYMDYQRANPRKFKKYFKFTFVRNPWDRLFSAYSFLARGGMNDLDHAWAGKNLSNYPDFESFVHGWVNEKNIWSWVHFKPQHWWLCDGRHRIQVDFVGRFEQMDKDVSFVQQRLGLPIQPLPKINVTEKAKHATNHYTPETQQIVAQVYQTDIKLFGYSETDCLY
- a CDS encoding polysaccharide deacetylase family protein; protein product: MQMICNYSEVRERKPPTLREVARGLALAALGCKERILYGGRSLARPRVQFLYIHHIFDDEVEHFDKLLAELAKTHVFISHAEAVRRVICGCNDEPCIAFSSDDGLKNNLQAANILNRYGAKACFYINPHSIGMKEPASVARFCRDRLEMPPIEFMQWSDVEHLLSQGHEIGSHTMSHTNVAEMPLSAFMEDLCTSRDILLYRCGKATHFAYPYGQFHHFNKDAMHLVFQAGYGSCASAERGCHFCEVPVAEDKLLIRRDHVVAAWPLAHTMYFIRRNSRCMDSGEDHSGGDLFPNYLKSHRM
- a CDS encoding glycosyltransferase, producing the protein MNLLIVSGYWPTQSNPISGLFVVQQLSALVRQNCEATVIIATTKGKRESPHLSLKQLRLPSESIQLVEVSLLRLPEILSSWPGGIWLNTLSVGMKLNRTIRQLAAEGKVFKGCLLHGIRYMGLSVPLWGRWIKGKTVMVLHGVDPFIEKAGNLPRITSMMKPVACVCHRFVLVGQPLLRHAHLLGLSENQLKIVANGTDLPELEKIFDHQRSLNETRRVVSISNLVALKGIDLNLKALARLSEKHPELKWEYRVIGDGEERQKLELLARELGVASQVTFLGRISYQDTMHELARSDVFSLPSWGEAFGIVYLEAMARARPVVGCFDNGAADIICTGNDGLLIPPHNEFQLTCALETLLYNPELCRRIGREGRKTAEKFSWEVNAHEILALLD